The Salvia miltiorrhiza cultivar Shanhuang (shh) chromosome 1, IMPLAD_Smil_shh, whole genome shotgun sequence genome has a window encoding:
- the LOC131013996 gene encoding receptor-like protein 19, producing MEGLPKLRVLILKSNKFDGNMSLPSRSNPPFQKLQVLDISDNEFVGSLPQTYFKNFRAMMDVKENKTDLLTSIDDFYFLRYVEMRITLKGLDQLLKRLLEDFTIIDLSSNKFSGTIPRFIGNLNSLRYLNLSHNNLMGHIPASLGNISVLESLDLSSNKLDGGIPSELTRLTFLAKLNLSMNNLVGQIPQSTQFSTFENDSYVGNLRLCGFPLTRKCNEENGQRMQPEEQDDEDDEYGFIDGFGWRSVVMGYGSGIIVGIGIGCWIIRFGRPRWLVEFFFGVGYTYKKNKKKKKKTRKRATPTQRRS from the coding sequence ATGGAAGGTCTTCCTAAGCTTCGAGTACTCATATTGAAGTCCAACAAGTTTGATGGTAACATGTCGCTGCCTTCACGAAGTAACCCTCCATTTCAAAAGTTGCAAGTTTTAGATATATCTGACAATGAATTTGTGGGGTCTCTCCCTCAAACATATTTCAAGAACTTTAGAGCAATGATGGATGTGAAGGAAAATAAGACAGATCTACTTACAAGTATTGATGATTTCTATTTTCTAAGGTATGTGGAGATGAGAATCACCTTGAAAGGTTTGGATCAGTTATTGAAGAGATTGTTGGAAGACTTTACAATCATTGACTTATCCTCCAATAAATTCTCTGGGACTATTCCACGTTTCATAGGTAATCTTAATTCTTTGAGATACTTGAATTTGTCCCACAATAATCTCATGGGACACATACCTGCATCTCTTGGAAATATAAGTGTGCTTGAATCACTGGACTTGTCATCCAACAAATTGGATGGAGGAATTCCAAGTGAATTGACGAGGTTGACATTTCTTGCGAAATTAAACCTGTCAATGAATAATCTAGTGGGGCAAATACCACAGTCTACTCAGTTTTCCACATTTGAGAATGATTCATATGTGGGAAACTTGAGATTGTGTGGATTTCCGTTGACGAGAAAATGCAACGAGGAGAATGGGCAGCGGATGCAGCCAGAAGAACAAGATGACGAAGATGATGAGTATGGATTTATAGATGGATTTGGATGGAGAAGTGTGGTGATGGGATATGGAAGTGGAATCAtagttggaattggaattggttGTTGGATTATTCGATTTGGAAGGCCAAGATGGTTGGTGGAATTCTTTTTTGGCGTTGGATATACATacaagaagaacaagaagaagaagaagaagacaaggaAGAGAGCTACTCCAACACAGAGGAGAAGTTGA